From a single Chloracidobacterium thermophilum B genomic region:
- a CDS encoding phospholipase D-like domain-containing protein, giving the protein MTIRRFSSRTQRLDVSFLLRHLRGARSYMRIAGYFTSSLFEVAGEVLEDIPDVRIVCNVDIHPDDLKVAQLRESRMLGRWNERALEAETLLHRERYRRLDAFLQRHGQSVRVAPDDLCGFVHGKAGVITLADGRKLGFMGSMNETRSGWQRHYEILWEDESPEGVAWIEAEFEFLWQAAGKPQHTTRRGRKTAPISQNRLHSGYIVWLRLRLLLLNSP; this is encoded by the coding sequence ATGACCATCCGCCGTTTTTCTTCGCGTACCCAGCGGCTTGATGTCAGTTTTCTGCTGCGGCATCTCCGGGGCGCGCGCAGTTACATGCGCATTGCGGGCTATTTCACGAGTTCGTTGTTTGAGGTGGCCGGCGAAGTTCTGGAGGACATTCCCGACGTGCGGATTGTCTGCAACGTGGACATTCACCCGGACGATCTGAAAGTGGCGCAGCTTCGGGAAAGCCGGATGCTGGGCCGCTGGAACGAGCGCGCGCTGGAGGCCGAAACGCTGCTGCACCGGGAGCGGTACCGCCGTCTGGATGCCTTTCTGCAAAGACACGGGCAGTCTGTCCGCGTGGCCCCGGATGACCTTTGCGGTTTTGTGCACGGCAAGGCCGGCGTCATCACTCTGGCTGATGGCCGCAAGCTGGGCTTCATGGGTTCGATGAACGAGACCCGCAGCGGCTGGCAGCGACACTATGAAATCCTGTGGGAGGATGAATCGCCGGAGGGGGTGGCCTGGATTGAAGCGGAGTTTGAATTCCTCTGGCAGGCGGCCGGCAAACCGCAGCACACTACCCGGCGGGGCAGAAAAACCGCCCCGATTTCCCAAAACCGGCTACATAGTGGCTACATCGTTTGGCTGCGACTGCGTTTGCTGCTTTTGAACTCTCCGTAA
- a CDS encoding branched-chain amino acid ABC transporter permease: MNQLPEDGLPRTSPSVRPWLSGIGLVAGLFLLNQAFVHGVGGYGLSEYYLRVLTLVGISIILAVSLTLVNGCAGQFSIGHAGFMAIGAYAAGAVTHFGGGPFVALLEGLPGWPVHAVRLLVSLTVGAFASGLAGWLVGLPTLRLRGDYLAIVTLGFGEIIRVVLLNIEPTGGALGFTNIAQGPDVPGQLPDQRFALFLEDTMFFWVSLAAVLTTLAVGRLAYSSFGRSLAAIRENEIAAAAMGIDTTRAKTTAFVISAMLTGIAGGLYAHYDNYLNPSSFTFLRSVEMVTMIVLGGLGSISGAIVGATTLTVLPEALRDLTRILPPAVIEVAPFLANLPDYRMVLYSLLLIGLMIVRPQGLFGRREWAWLARSFR; this comes from the coding sequence ATGAATCAGCTACCAGAGGATGGGCTTCCTCGCACGTCACCGTCTGTACGGCCCTGGCTGAGCGGCATTGGGCTGGTGGCGGGGTTGTTTTTGCTCAACCAGGCGTTCGTGCATGGGGTGGGCGGCTATGGGTTATCGGAGTACTACCTGCGGGTTCTGACGCTGGTGGGCATTTCCATCATCCTGGCCGTGAGCCTGACGCTGGTCAACGGCTGTGCCGGACAGTTTTCCATCGGGCATGCGGGTTTTATGGCAATTGGCGCGTATGCGGCCGGCGCGGTGACGCACTTTGGCGGGGGGCCGTTCGTGGCCCTGCTGGAGGGGCTGCCGGGGTGGCCGGTTCATGCGGTACGGCTGCTGGTGTCCCTGACGGTGGGGGCTTTTGCCAGTGGACTGGCGGGGTGGCTGGTTGGGCTGCCGACGCTGCGCCTGCGGGGTGACTATCTGGCGATCGTGACGCTGGGGTTTGGGGAAATCATCCGGGTTGTGCTGTTGAACATCGAGCCGACTGGCGGTGCGCTGGGTTTTACGAACATTGCCCAGGGGCCGGATGTACCGGGGCAGTTACCCGATCAGCGGTTTGCCCTGTTTCTCGAAGACACGATGTTTTTCTGGGTCTCGCTGGCGGCCGTGTTGACGACGCTGGCTGTGGGACGGCTGGCCTATTCCAGTTTTGGGCGCAGTCTGGCGGCAATTCGTGAAAACGAAATTGCGGCGGCGGCGATGGGCATTGACACGACGCGGGCCAAAACGACGGCTTTTGTCATCAGTGCGATGCTGACCGGCATTGCGGGGGGGCTATATGCGCACTATGACAACTATCTGAATCCGAGTTCGTTTACCTTTCTGCGTTCGGTTGAGATGGTGACGATGATTGTGCTGGGCGGGCTGGGGAGCATTTCCGGGGCGATTGTAGGGGCAACGACGTTGACGGTCTTGCCTGAAGCCCTGCGTGATCTGACGCGCATTCTGCCGCCGGCAGTGATTGAGGTGGCGCCATTTCTGGCGAATCTGCCCGACTACCGGATGGTGTTGTATTCGCTGCTTCTGATTGGGCTGATGATCGTACGTCCGCAGGGTTTGTTTGGGCGGCGCGAATGGGCGTGGCTGGCGCGGTCGTTCCGGTAG
- a CDS encoding amino acid permease, giving the protein MANQLFVVKSIDELQAQSSPEHSSLKRTLGPFNLITLGIGAIIGAGLFSITGLAAGNNAGPAVTISFIIAAVGCLFAGLCYAEFAAMIPVAGSAYTYSYATMGELVAWTIGWDLVLEYAVGAATVSISWSRYLVKFLEYYNVVLPPQLTMSPFDSITTANGTTITGVVNLPAVFIVVAMSLILIKGTQESALVNNLIVALKVGVVLAFIGLGWAFIEPKNYEPYIPPNTGEFGSFGWSGIIRAAGIIFFAYIGFDAVSTAAQEARNPQRDMPIGILGSLGICTVLYILFAHVMTGLAHYTEFQGVEGIAPVATAIAHTPYKWLNQGIILAILAGYASVILVMLLGQSRVFFSMSYDGLLPKIFSEVHPYFRTPWKSNALFAVFVSLFAAFVPARVVGEMTSIGTLFAFILVCAGIIVLRYTQPERERPFKTPFVPVVPVLGILVCFAMMAALPLDTWLRLVIWMAAGYVIYFNYGIRHSKLKPAES; this is encoded by the coding sequence GTGGCAAATCAGCTCTTCGTCGTCAAATCCATTGATGAACTGCAAGCCCAGTCATCACCAGAACACAGCTCGCTCAAACGAACCCTTGGACCCTTCAACCTGATTACCCTGGGCATCGGCGCTATCATCGGTGCCGGACTGTTTTCCATCACCGGCCTGGCCGCCGGCAACAACGCCGGGCCGGCCGTCACCATTTCCTTCATCATCGCCGCTGTCGGCTGTCTTTTTGCCGGCCTGTGCTACGCCGAGTTTGCCGCGATGATTCCGGTTGCCGGAAGCGCCTACACCTACTCGTACGCCACCATGGGTGAACTCGTCGCCTGGACAATTGGCTGGGACCTCGTGCTGGAATATGCCGTCGGCGCGGCCACCGTCTCCATAAGCTGGTCGCGCTATCTGGTGAAGTTTCTGGAGTACTACAACGTAGTGCTCCCGCCCCAGCTCACCATGTCGCCCTTTGATTCCATCACCACAGCCAACGGCACGACCATCACCGGCGTCGTCAACCTGCCGGCGGTGTTCATCGTCGTGGCCATGTCGCTCATTCTCATCAAGGGAACTCAGGAATCCGCCCTGGTCAACAACCTCATCGTGGCGCTCAAGGTCGGCGTCGTGCTGGCTTTCATCGGGCTGGGCTGGGCGTTTATTGAGCCGAAAAACTATGAACCCTACATCCCACCCAACACGGGTGAGTTCGGCAGCTTCGGCTGGAGCGGCATCATCCGCGCCGCCGGCATTATCTTTTTTGCCTACATTGGTTTCGATGCTGTTTCGACAGCCGCCCAGGAAGCCCGTAACCCACAGCGCGACATGCCGATTGGCATTCTCGGCTCGCTTGGTATCTGTACCGTGCTCTACATCCTGTTTGCACACGTCATGACCGGACTGGCCCACTACACGGAATTTCAAGGGGTCGAAGGAATTGCACCCGTGGCGACAGCCATTGCCCATACGCCCTACAAGTGGCTCAACCAGGGCATCATCCTCGCCATTCTCGCCGGCTACGCCTCAGTCATTCTGGTGATGCTGCTGGGACAGTCGCGGGTCTTTTTCTCGATGTCCTACGACGGGCTGCTGCCGAAGATTTTTTCGGAAGTGCACCCATACTTCCGTACGCCGTGGAAGTCCAACGCGCTGTTTGCCGTTTTCGTCAGCCTCTTTGCCGCCTTTGTGCCAGCGCGCGTCGTGGGCGAGATGACCAGCATTGGCACGCTGTTTGCTTTCATTTTGGTGTGCGCCGGGATCATCGTGTTGCGCTACACGCAGCCGGAGCGGGAGCGGCCCTTCAAAACGCCGTTCGTGCCGGTTGTGCCGGTGCTTGGGATTCTGGTGTGCTTTGCCATGATGGCCGCCCTGCCCCTCGACACCTGGCTGCGGCTCGTCATCTGGATGGCTGCCGGCTATGTCATCTACTTCAACTATGGCATCCGGCACAGCAAGTTGAAGCCGGCTGAAAGCTAG
- a CDS encoding nucleotide sugar dehydrogenase: MSHLACPTVGIVGLGYVGLPLAVQFLRSGCRVIGFDIDQHKVTTLNAGRSYIRNVPAAVIAEAVATGQFQATADVARLADVEAILICVPTPLTAHREPDLSFIIQTAEAVAPHLRAGQLVSLESTTYPGTTEEELVPRLERGSGLRAGRDFHVVYSPEREDPGNPDFGTRNIPKVIGGLTSDCLAAGIRLYRHAVQTMVPVSSTRVAEATKLVENIFRCVNIAMVNELKMVFDAMGIDVWEVLDAAKTKPFGFMKFEPGPGLGGHCIPIDPFYLTWKAREFGVQTKFVELAGDINTSMPRYVVMRLLEALSDRGRALRGASILLLGLAYKKNVDDPRESPTFAIWDLLRARQANVQFHDPYIPVAPAMREYPAYAGTPSVPLTEAVLAHSDAVVICTAHDGLDYGFVVRHARLVVDTRNACAGLPAELLHKVVKA, translated from the coding sequence ATGTCACACCTAGCTTGTCCGACCGTCGGCATCGTTGGTCTGGGCTACGTTGGGCTGCCGCTGGCCGTACAGTTTCTTCGCAGCGGCTGCCGGGTCATCGGCTTTGACATTGACCAGCACAAGGTCACAACCCTCAATGCCGGGCGGAGTTATATCAGAAACGTCCCTGCAGCCGTGATTGCCGAAGCCGTGGCGACCGGGCAGTTCCAGGCGACGGCTGATGTGGCCCGGCTTGCCGACGTGGAAGCGATCCTGATCTGCGTTCCCACGCCGCTGACGGCGCACCGTGAGCCGGACCTTTCCTTCATCATTCAGACGGCTGAAGCCGTTGCCCCGCATCTGCGGGCCGGGCAACTCGTCAGTCTGGAATCCACGACCTATCCTGGAACGACCGAAGAAGAACTCGTGCCCCGGCTCGAACGGGGGTCAGGATTGCGCGCCGGACGTGACTTTCATGTGGTCTATTCGCCGGAGCGTGAAGACCCCGGCAATCCCGACTTCGGGACACGCAACATTCCCAAGGTCATTGGCGGCCTGACCTCGGACTGCCTGGCGGCCGGCATCCGGCTGTACCGCCACGCGGTGCAAACCATGGTGCCGGTTTCTTCGACGCGCGTGGCCGAGGCCACGAAACTCGTCGAAAACATCTTCCGCTGCGTCAACATCGCCATGGTCAACGAACTCAAAATGGTCTTCGACGCCATGGGCATTGATGTGTGGGAAGTTCTGGACGCCGCCAAAACCAAGCCGTTTGGCTTCATGAAGTTCGAGCCGGGGCCGGGCCTTGGCGGGCACTGCATCCCCATTGACCCGTTTTACCTGACGTGGAAGGCACGGGAGTTCGGCGTGCAGACCAAGTTTGTGGAGCTGGCCGGCGACATCAACACGAGCATGCCGCGCTACGTGGTGATGCGCCTGCTGGAAGCCCTTTCGGATCGCGGCCGGGCGCTGCGCGGGGCCAGCATCCTGCTGCTGGGCCTGGCCTACAAAAAAAATGTGGATGACCCACGCGAGTCCCCGACCTTTGCCATCTGGGACCTGCTGCGCGCCCGGCAGGCGAACGTACAGTTTCATGACCCGTACATCCCGGTCGCCCCGGCCATGCGGGAATATCCGGCCTATGCCGGCACGCCATCGGTTCCGTTGACCGAAGCGGTTTTGGCGCACAGTGACGCCGTGGTGATTTGTACGGCGCACGACGGGCTGGATTACGGTTTTGTCGTCCGGCATGCCCGGCTTGTCGTGGACACCCGCAATGCCTGCGCCGGGCTGCCGGCCGAGTTGTTGCATAAGGTGGTCAAGGCCTGA
- a CDS encoding sensor histidine kinase — MALKLHTRTTLLASALTIAVLGAFVWLSNRELARLLRDEQRVWVKLHAVTLAEQIARLPNEQPGLNRLVALSKQARPDALGIRVWERSGKSYQVVTALVEDDLPPPDPTAVANALRTPAMTNLPTQLRLNGSGGDAYWICVPIKRAGRPEGAVEYIERIGLATAVLTRYRTLALWFALGCVLAITLAMNWLFRRTVYAPIERLLAAMQRVQEGDLSATVEVRTQDELGRLADGYNRMLAQVRAMTDEREQQRQELEARVAEATAELSERNTQLETLNRELWEMTRRLTDMERLAAAGQTAAQLAHEVGTPLNLISGHVQLLGADLNGNPRAQARLETISLQIERIERIVRTMLDRTRADTSEHQLLDLNAVLRRTFELIQPALTLRHIHLVTQLSPTPLPVRGTVDQLQQVFINLFNNAMDAMPSGGQLTVTSARWETGTGVEHFVIEVRDTGQGMPESVRTRIFEPFFTTKPRGSGTGLGLVVARQIVREHGGDLTVMSQPEQGTTVRLTFPPATEPRP, encoded by the coding sequence ATGGCCTTGAAACTGCATACCCGGACAACGTTGTTGGCCTCAGCACTCACGATTGCTGTTCTGGGCGCTTTCGTGTGGCTGTCGAACCGTGAACTGGCACGGCTGCTCCGCGATGAGCAGCGCGTGTGGGTCAAACTCCACGCTGTCACGCTCGCCGAGCAGATTGCACGCCTGCCCAATGAACAGCCCGGCCTCAACCGCCTTGTGGCGCTGTCCAAGCAGGCGCGGCCCGACGCCCTGGGTATCCGCGTCTGGGAGCGGTCGGGGAAAAGCTACCAGGTCGTCACGGCCCTGGTCGAAGACGACCTGCCGCCGCCGGACCCGACAGCCGTCGCCAATGCACTGCGGACACCGGCCATGACGAACCTGCCCACTCAACTGCGTCTGAACGGCAGCGGCGGAGATGCCTACTGGATATGCGTGCCCATCAAACGGGCCGGTCGGCCCGAAGGCGCAGTGGAATACATCGAGCGAATTGGTCTCGCCACAGCCGTACTGACCCGTTACCGCACCCTTGCCCTGTGGTTCGCTCTGGGCTGCGTGCTGGCCATCACCCTGGCGATGAACTGGCTCTTCCGCCGGACGGTCTATGCGCCCATCGAGCGCCTGCTGGCCGCCATGCAGCGCGTGCAGGAAGGTGATCTTTCCGCCACGGTGGAAGTCCGCACCCAGGATGAACTGGGACGGCTCGCCGACGGCTACAACCGGATGCTGGCGCAGGTCCGCGCCATGACCGACGAACGCGAGCAGCAGCGCCAGGAACTGGAAGCCCGTGTAGCCGAAGCCACGGCCGAGCTTTCTGAACGCAATACCCAACTTGAAACGCTCAACCGCGAACTGTGGGAAATGACCCGTCGCTTGACCGACATGGAGCGTCTGGCGGCGGCTGGACAGACGGCAGCCCAGTTGGCCCACGAGGTGGGCACACCGCTCAACCTCATCAGCGGACACGTGCAGCTTCTCGGCGCTGACCTCAACGGCAATCCCAGGGCCCAGGCCCGACTCGAAACCATCAGCCTGCAAATCGAACGCATTGAGCGCATTGTGCGGACGATGCTCGACCGAACCCGGGCCGACACCAGCGAACACCAGTTGCTTGACCTGAACGCTGTCCTGCGCCGGACGTTCGAGCTGATCCAGCCGGCCCTGACCCTGCGCCACATCCATCTGGTGACACAGCTCAGCCCGACGCCGCTGCCCGTGCGCGGCACGGTGGATCAGCTCCAGCAGGTCTTCATCAACCTGTTCAACAACGCCATGGACGCCATGCCTTCCGGTGGGCAACTCACCGTGACCAGCGCCCGGTGGGAAACCGGAACGGGCGTGGAACACTTCGTCATCGAGGTGCGTGACACCGGACAGGGCATGCCCGAAAGCGTACGGACACGCATTTTTGAACCTTTCTTCACGACCAAACCGCGTGGGAGCGGAACCGGACTGGGGCTGGTGGTGGCCCGGCAGATCGTCCGTGAACATGGCGGCGACCTGACGGTAATGAGCCAGCCGGAGCAGGGAACGACCGTCCGGCTTACCTTCCCGCCGGCGACGGAGCCACGCCCATGA
- a CDS encoding sigma-54-dependent transcriptional regulator has translation MTRHILVVDDDAASCELLREIFTARGWQVSTATTPEAARLCFARQAFDLVISDINLEAEATGLDLLTDFRAHCPVILITGFGTLDAAVAALRDGAWDFISKPFKVDEVVAAVQSALARKDEARKGEAPAAAPAVGLADASGLVGRSAAMVALYKEIARVAPTRSTVLVLGESGTGKELVARAIHRHSPRSGGPFIPVNCGALPEPLLEAELFGHVRGAFTSAVADRRGLWEEAHHGTLFLDEIGDLPLPMQVKLLRALQEGEVRRLGAARPQQVDVRVIAATNRALEAEVAAGRFREDLYYRLSTVTLHVPPLRQRRDDLPLLAEAFLRQAAQTVGRHLWFEPATLTVLAAYDFPGNVRELQSVIEYAALHARDDVIRPEDLPLKLQPVKPSVPDTSPAGSDPNPFADLPTLDELERRYLTYVLEAVSGHRTRAAEVLGVDRRTLYRMAERLGVKLTDDRGLDEP, from the coding sequence ATGACCAGACATATTCTCGTAGTGGATGACGACGCCGCTTCGTGTGAGCTGCTGCGTGAAATCTTCACGGCGCGCGGCTGGCAGGTCTCCACGGCCACCACACCGGAAGCCGCCCGCCTGTGCTTTGCCCGGCAGGCTTTTGACCTGGTCATCAGCGACATCAACCTGGAAGCCGAGGCCACGGGACTCGACCTGCTCACTGACTTCCGTGCCCACTGCCCGGTCATTCTCATCACCGGATTCGGAACCCTCGATGCCGCCGTGGCTGCGTTGCGCGACGGCGCGTGGGATTTCATTTCCAAGCCGTTCAAGGTGGATGAGGTCGTGGCGGCCGTCCAATCGGCCCTTGCCCGGAAGGACGAAGCCCGGAAGGGGGAAGCACCGGCGGCTGCGCCGGCCGTAGGCCTGGCCGATGCGTCCGGCCTGGTCGGGCGCTCGGCAGCCATGGTGGCGCTGTACAAAGAAATTGCGCGGGTGGCACCCACGCGCTCGACGGTGCTGGTGCTGGGGGAGTCCGGCACGGGGAAGGAACTCGTCGCCCGGGCCATTCACCGGCATAGCCCACGGTCAGGCGGCCCCTTCATCCCGGTCAACTGCGGCGCTTTGCCGGAACCGCTGCTTGAAGCCGAACTGTTCGGACACGTCCGTGGGGCGTTCACCAGCGCCGTGGCCGACCGCCGGGGCCTGTGGGAGGAAGCCCATCACGGAACGCTTTTTCTGGACGAAATCGGCGACCTTCCGCTGCCGATGCAGGTCAAGCTGCTCCGGGCCTTGCAGGAAGGGGAAGTCCGCCGCCTGGGGGCGGCGCGGCCGCAGCAGGTGGATGTCCGGGTCATTGCCGCCACCAACCGCGCCCTCGAAGCCGAAGTCGCCGCCGGACGCTTCCGGGAAGACCTGTACTACCGGCTCAGTACGGTTACGCTGCACGTGCCGCCCCTGCGCCAGCGGCGTGACGATTTGCCGCTACTGGCCGAGGCCTTTCTGCGCCAGGCGGCACAGACCGTGGGACGCCACCTGTGGTTTGAACCGGCAACGCTCACCGTTCTGGCGGCCTACGACTTTCCCGGCAACGTCCGTGAACTCCAATCCGTGATTGAGTACGCGGCGCTCCACGCCCGCGATGACGTTATCCGCCCGGAAGATTTGCCGCTCAAACTGCAACCCGTGAAGCCGTCCGTCCCGGACACATCTCCGGCCGGGAGCGACCCGAACCCCTTTGCCGACCTGCCGACGCTGGATGAACTGGAGCGGCGTTACCTGACCTATGTGCTCGAAGCCGTCAGCGGCCACCGTACGCGCGCTGCCGAAGTGCTCGGCGTTGATCGCCGGACGCTGTACCGCATGGCTGAACGGCTGGGTGTCAAGCTGACCGATGACCGGGGCCTGGACGAACCCTGA
- a CDS encoding arginine repressor gives MDKSARQQALLEIICQERLSTQAELCAALAARYGITCDQGTISRDIKELGIVRLTDASGSYYGRLAGSLPSSNEAFLLSRLVRRVADAGNLVVVHTDAANAHPVAEALDRLAFPEVVGTVAGDNTVLVVVKTAGKARRVMERIMTIAGLDSGPHNGNKRERKKGGKSAK, from the coding sequence ATGGACAAATCCGCGCGTCAGCAGGCGTTACTGGAGATCATTTGCCAGGAGCGACTCAGTACCCAGGCGGAACTGTGTGCGGCGCTGGCTGCCCGGTACGGCATCACCTGTGACCAGGGCACCATCTCGCGCGACATCAAGGAACTGGGAATCGTGCGACTGACGGATGCCAGTGGCAGCTACTACGGGCGGCTGGCGGGCAGTCTGCCCAGCTCAAACGAGGCGTTTTTGTTGTCGCGGCTGGTGCGGCGCGTCGCGGACGCGGGAAATCTGGTTGTGGTGCACACCGACGCCGCCAATGCCCATCCGGTGGCCGAGGCGCTCGACCGGCTGGCGTTCCCGGAGGTTGTGGGCACGGTGGCCGGTGACAATACGGTGCTGGTCGTCGTCAAAACGGCAGGTAAGGCGCGGCGGGTGATGGAGCGGATTATGACGATTGCCGGTCTGGACAGCGGGCCGCACAATGGAAACAAGCGCGAGCGAAAAAAGGGAGGGAAATCCGCGAAATGA
- a CDS encoding argininosuccinate synthase, whose amino-acid sequence MKKIALAYSGGLDTSVILAWLKETYGVPVVAFVADVGQNEDLAAVREKALATGADEVVVADVREEFVRDYVFPALAAHAVYEGSYLLGTALARPVIAKALVAAARATGCDAIAHGATGKGNDQVRFELTVAALAPELGIIAPWRTWSFVGRRDLLAYAEQHGIPTPVTAEKPYSTDANAMHISYEGGVLEDPWQAPPEGMFQWTTDPEKAPDEPAFVEIAFERGRPVAIDGEALSPFRLLERANALGARHGIGRVDIVENRFIGLKSRGVYETPGATLLMQAHRAVESLTLDREVAHFKETLGLKFAELVYNGFWFSPEMELLRATLTHTQRNVTGTARLKLYKGAAYVVGRKSPVGLYNAEAVSFETRPQVAPADAGGFIAIHSLRLRQQARLSSEDSAG is encoded by the coding sequence ATGAAAAAAATAGCCCTGGCCTACAGCGGCGGCCTCGATACGAGCGTCATTCTGGCGTGGCTGAAGGAAACCTACGGCGTGCCGGTGGTGGCGTTCGTGGCCGATGTCGGGCAGAACGAAGACCTGGCTGCAGTGCGGGAAAAGGCGCTGGCAACCGGGGCGGATGAGGTCGTTGTGGCGGATGTCAGGGAAGAGTTCGTGCGCGACTACGTGTTTCCGGCGCTGGCGGCGCATGCCGTGTATGAAGGCTCCTACCTGCTGGGGACGGCGCTGGCCCGGCCGGTCATTGCCAAAGCACTCGTCGCGGCGGCGCGGGCGACCGGCTGTGACGCGATTGCCCACGGAGCAACGGGCAAGGGCAACGATCAGGTACGCTTTGAGTTGACCGTGGCCGCCCTGGCGCCGGAGCTGGGCATCATCGCGCCCTGGCGCACCTGGTCGTTTGTGGGGAGGCGTGACCTGCTGGCCTATGCCGAACAGCATGGCATTCCGACGCCGGTCACGGCCGAAAAGCCCTACTCGACCGATGCCAACGCCATGCACATCAGCTATGAAGGCGGTGTACTGGAAGACCCTTGGCAGGCGCCGCCGGAGGGGATGTTTCAGTGGACGACCGATCCCGAAAAAGCTCCCGATGAACCGGCTTTTGTTGAAATTGCCTTCGAGCGCGGACGGCCCGTGGCCATTGATGGCGAGGCGCTGTCACCCTTCCGGCTGCTGGAGCGCGCCAACGCGCTGGGAGCGCGTCATGGGATTGGGCGCGTGGACATCGTTGAAAACCGCTTCATCGGGCTGAAGTCACGCGGCGTCTATGAAACGCCGGGTGCGACGCTGCTGATGCAGGCACACCGGGCGGTGGAGTCGCTGACGCTCGACCGCGAAGTGGCCCATTTCAAGGAAACGCTGGGTCTGAAATTTGCCGAACTGGTCTATAACGGCTTCTGGTTTTCGCCTGAAATGGAGTTGTTGCGGGCGACCCTGACGCACACTCAACGGAACGTAACCGGAACGGCGCGTTTAAAGCTCTACAAGGGCGCGGCCTATGTTGTCGGTCGGAAGTCGCCGGTTGGTCTCTATAATGCCGAGGCGGTGAGTTTCGAGACGCGCCCGCAGGTTGCACCGGCCGACGCCGGAGGCTTCATCGCCATCCATTCCTTACGTTTGCGGCAGCAGGCTCGCCTGTCTTCCGAAGACAGTGCGGGCTGA
- the argH gene encoding argininosuccinate lyase, giving the protein MSADVSNAQALRAAFTAPMQEEIARFVASVEEDRHLLDADLRGSLAHVAMLEACGILTAEQAARLRQGLEQIRAEGLELDPAYEDVHMNVERRLEELVGEDARLLHTARSRNDQVALDLRLYVRDCENRLRKALDELTTALVDKAEAYADVVLPGYTHLQRAQPVSLAHVLLAYHAALGRDRERLRQPLISPLGAGALAGTAIPIDPHRTAQELGADGVFSNALDAVTDRDFAVAFVFASALLAVHLSQLAETLILWCSQEFNFIRLPDELTTGSSLMPQKKNPDCLELVRGRAGQCIGELVNLLTTLKGLPTGYNRDLQETKPPVIRVSATVLASVKVCTLAVQHMTVHREVMRQAASDEKLYATDLVEQLVSQGVPFRTAYATIGNLVRRGVAFSQVAADEWATLGLRVMPETLTPEQSIAGRASHGGTSPGRIADQIAAARATRREDVP; this is encoded by the coding sequence ATGAGTGCTGACGTATCCAACGCCCAGGCGCTGCGGGCGGCTTTTACTGCGCCGATGCAGGAGGAGATCGCCCGCTTCGTCGCTTCGGTGGAGGAAGACCGGCATCTGCTCGATGCCGATCTGCGCGGCTCGCTCGCGCACGTCGCCATGCTTGAAGCCTGCGGCATTCTGACGGCCGAACAGGCAGCGCGCCTGCGCCAGGGACTGGAGCAGATTCGCGCCGAAGGTCTTGAGCTCGATCCGGCCTACGAAGATGTGCACATGAACGTCGAACGGCGGCTGGAAGAGCTGGTTGGCGAGGATGCCCGCCTGCTGCATACGGCGCGCAGCCGCAATGATCAGGTGGCGCTGGATTTGCGGCTCTACGTACGCGACTGCGAGAACCGGTTGCGGAAGGCGCTGGATGAGCTGACAACGGCGCTGGTGGACAAGGCGGAAGCCTATGCTGATGTCGTCCTGCCGGGCTACACGCATCTTCAGCGGGCGCAGCCGGTTTCGCTGGCGCACGTCCTGCTGGCTTACCATGCGGCACTGGGGCGCGACCGGGAGCGGCTGCGGCAACCGCTGATTTCACCGCTGGGCGCCGGAGCGCTGGCCGGTACGGCCATTCCCATTGATCCACACCGGACGGCACAGGAACTGGGCGCTGACGGTGTGTTCAGCAATGCGCTCGATGCGGTCACGGACCGGGATTTCGCGGTGGCGTTCGTGTTTGCCAGCGCGCTGCTGGCCGTCCATCTCTCGCAGCTTGCCGAGACGCTCATCCTGTGGTGTTCGCAGGAGTTCAACTTCATCCGCCTGCCGGATGAGCTGACGACCGGCTCCAGCCTGATGCCCCAGAAGAAAAACCCGGATTGCCTGGAGCTGGTGCGCGGGCGGGCCGGGCAGTGCATTGGCGAGCTGGTCAACCTGTTGACCACGCTCAAGGGACTGCCAACCGGATACAACCGGGATTTGCAGGAAACGAAACCGCCGGTGATCCGGGTCAGTGCGACGGTGCTGGCTTCGGTCAAGGTTTGTACGCTGGCCGTGCAGCACATGACGGTTCACCGTGAAGTCATGCGTCAGGCGGCGTCAGATGAAAAGCTGTATGCCACTGACCTGGTTGAGCAACTGGTTTCCCAGGGGGTTCCGTTTCGGACGGCCTACGCCACGATTGGCAATTTGGTACGGCGCGGAGTAGCCTTTTCACAAGTCGCAGCGGATGAATGGGCAACGCTCGGTCTGCGCGTCATGCCTGAAACCTTGACCCCGGAACAGTCCATTGCCGGACGTGCTTCCCACGGAGGCACGTCGCCAGGGCGAATTGCCGACCAGATTGCTGCGGCGCGCGCCACGCGCCGGGAGGACGTACCATGA